GATCGAAGGCGCCTGCCGCCATCTGATCACCGATAGATTCGACCTCGCCGGAGCACGCTGGGGCCTGGCCGGAGCCGAAGCCGTCCTGAAACTCCGCGCCCTGATCGCCAACGGTGATCTCGACGAATACTGGCGTTTTCACCGCGCCCGGCAACACGAACGTGTCCACCAGAACGACTACCAGGACGGATACTCCCTCACGGCTTGATCGCTCCAGTCACTGAGGAAGAGCTACACCCATCTCGATTCGCACCCTGGCTCTGCCCTGCCTGGAAATGTCAGGGCGACTGGGCGTCCGCAGGACTTGACGTCTGCGGGGCATCCCACGACGATCAGCGACTATGGCCGACCTGTTCAAGTTCCCAGGCCAGGCGACATCCGAGCTCCAAGCCTTACCTCTGGGCTCCGGCGAACGATAGATCCCACACCCGGACGGTGGTGTCGGCATGGCCTGTCACCAGGACGGGCACGCCACCGACCTCCGCCACTGTCAGCGACATCGCCGACATCAGCGGTTCGCCGATCTGCTCCCCGCTCGCCAGATCCCAGACGCGGGTGGTGTCGTCGTCGCTTCCACTGACGACGATCGCGCGTCCCCTCACCCAGGCGGTCGCCAGGTCGGTGACTCCAGAGGTGTGACCAGCCAGAGCAAGCCCGATGGGCTCCTCCTGGCCAACCTCCCAGACCTGGATCGTCGGGTCGTCGCCACCGACCACGGCGACCGCACGGCCCTCCAGTTCGATGACGGCGATAGCCTGGGCCGCGGGCCTGACGCCTTGCATGAGCGCTCCAAAACGTTCACCACTTAGAAGGTCCCAGGCCTCAAGCGTGCGGCTCTCGCCACCGGTCACGGCGATCGGACGCCCCCCGATCGTCGCGGCTCCCATCACCCCGTTTTCCCCGGTGGTCACGGCGTAGGCGCCCAGTTCATTGGTCAGGAGGTTCCAGGCCTGCAACAGGCCGGACTCGCTGCTGTTCACCGCGATGGGCCCAGCCTTGGACGAGACGACCGCCAGCGAGCAGACGGCCCCGACAGCCCCGTCGGCGGGGTCGTCCCCCGCCATCACTTTCCCGACCTTGCGGCCCGTCCGCAGGTCCCAGACCCGTACCGCGCCCGCGTACATGTCGGCGTCGCCAGTGTGACTGGACAGGTCATGCTCGTTGCCACCGGTGACGACGACCGGACGGCCGTCAAGTCGCGTCACCGTCATGACCGCGACGATGTGGCCCGCGGGAACCTTGGCATTCGGGTCCCCGAAGTCATCGCCCTCCTCCCAGCCCTGCTCGTGGTACCACTCGTCCTCAGGAGCCGCGGCCGGCAAATCCAACGGGACCACGGCACTTTCCCCGTCCGGGAGGGCCCACTTCTGAACGACTCCCCGGTCGTTCAGCCCCACCACGTGTGGGACACCGTCCAGCTCCGTCACGGCCACGCCGGTGATATACCGCTGTTCGTCGCCCGCGAAGCAATGCATCATGTGATCTTCGGTCATGGGGCAGCATCCTAGACATCCGATCCGACAAACAAGTTGCTTTCGGGCATCGGCGCCCCGGTACCACGAAGAGCAGCCCAGTCCACAACAAGCCAGCTCACAGACTCACTACGTTGGAGCTACACCCGAAGAGAATGTGCGGCTGCATCGCACGCTGGCCGAGCGCACCGGACCTGAGCTGCGTTCGATGCTGGCCGGGCTGCTCCTGGTGCCCGAGGGCAGGCGAGTCTCGGAGCTGGAGCGCCTTCGTACCCCGCCGACTCGGGCCTCGGGCCGGGTGATGACCGCGGAGTTGCGCCGGATCGCCGAGATCGGAGCCCTGCACGCTGGGGCGGTACGGGTGGAGCCGGTGCCGATGGTGAAGATGACAGCCCTGGCCCGCTACGGGCTGGCGTCCAAGGCCCCGACTCTGCGGGATTTGGAAGACGACCGCAAAGCGGCGACATTGCTGGCCACGGTGCGTCACCTGGAGACCTCCTCCGTTGATGACGCCCTGGACGTGCTGGACCTGCTGATCACCTCCAATCTGCTGGCCCGCGCGGAGCGGGCGGGCAAGGCCGAGCAGTTGCGAACCTTCCCCAAGCTGCGCAGCGCCGCACGCACGATGGCATCGGCGATGGAGGTGCTGATGTCGGCGCCGGAGGCAACGGCGGATCGGCTGGTGTCGCTGGTGGAGGTTTGGAAGGCGATCGAGGAGGTCGTGCCGCGCGAACGCCTGGCGGCGGCGGTGGAGACGGTGGCGGCATTCGTGCCGGTCACCGACGATGACGCGGCCGCCGAATGGCGAGCGGAGCTGGTCAAGCGATACCGCACCGTGCAGGGTTTCATCGAGCTGCTACTGGAGGTGATCCGTTTCCGGGCGGTGGCGGCCGGCAGGCCGGTGCTGGCGATGGTGCGGACCGCTGCGGCGATGGCCAAGAGCCGCCGCCGCCACGGGCCCGGCGACATCGCCGCGCACGAACCTTTGATCACCGGATCGTGGCGGCCGTTGGTCTACCGCAACCCCGACCTACCCGAAGGACAGATCGACAAGGCGGCGTTCATGCTGTGCGCAGTAATGCACCTGCACCAGGCGCTGCGCCGGCGCGATGTGTTCGCCGAAGGCGCCGATCGATGGAGCGACCCGCGGGCCCGGCTGCTGGAAGGCGCGGCATGGGAGGCGGCCCGACCGAAGATCCTCACCATCGTGTTCGGCCTGTTCGCGATCTGCGGCTACCAGTTCTCCCCGCGCATCGCCGACCTCGGCGACACCCGACTGTGGCGCACCAACACCCGCGCCGTCTATGGCCCGCTGGATGCCATGTCCCGCCACACCATCCGCCGGGACCGCATCCGCGCGCACTGGTGTGACATGCTGCGCGTGGCTGGCTCGCTCACCATGGGCACCGTCCGCGCCTACGACCTGATCCGGATGCTGTCGGCCGACGGCCGCACTACCGGTCTGGGGGATGCCTTCGCCCACTACGGCCGCATCTTCAAGACATTGCACCTACTGCAGTTCATCTCCGACTCCGGCTACCGCCGCATGATCGGCACCCAGCTCAACTTCCAGGAAGGCCTCCACCGCCTGGCCCGAAAAATCTGCTTCGGCAACCGCGGCCAGCTGCGCCAGCGCTACCGCGAAGGCATGGAAAACCAGCTCGGCACCCTGGGTCTGGCGCTCAACGCCGTGGTGTGGTGGAACACCCTGTATCTGGACGCCGCCGTCAAGCAGTTGCGCGAGCAGGGCTTTCCCGCCACCGAGGACATGTGCGCCCGGCTGTCACCCATCCGGTACGACCACATCAACTTCCTGGGCCGTTACGCCTTCACCCGCGCCGACCTGACCACAGGACTGCGTCCCTTCCATGAACAGGCTGCCAACGCCGAGAGCTACTGACCATCACCTTTATCAACGTCGATGCCCCGCGGAATCAATCCCGCGGGGCATCGACGTGGAGTTCGGCCGGCAGGGAGCGACGACCCTCAGGGTCGCTGTGTCTACCGGCCCACGTTCAGTCGGTGAGGTCGTCGTACCACTGGGGAGTGGCGACCTTCCGCGGGTCGGGGGCGGGACCGGCGCCGGGGCCAGGGATGACGAAGAGGTCGACGGTGTCGGAGCTGTGGTCGCGGGAGCGCTCGACGATCCAGTCGTCCTCGATCCGGTCCGCGGGAACGGTCTGGTCGAACCAATTGGTCTGGGCGGGGGTCCTCGCAGTGATCCACAGCAGGCGGTAGCCGATCTTCAACCCGCG
This region of Streptosporangium sp. NBC_01495 genomic DNA includes:
- a CDS encoding Tn3 family transposase, translated to MRLHRTLAERTGPELRSMLAGLLLVPEGRRVSELERLRTPPTRASGRVMTAELRRIAEIGALHAGAVRVEPVPMVKMTALARYGLASKAPTLRDLEDDRKAATLLATVRHLETSSVDDALDVLDLLITSNLLARAERAGKAEQLRTFPKLRSAARTMASAMEVLMSAPEATADRLVSLVEVWKAIEEVVPRERLAAAVETVAAFVPVTDDDAAAEWRAELVKRYRTVQGFIELLLEVIRFRAVAAGRPVLAMVRTAAAMAKSRRRHGPGDIAAHEPLITGSWRPLVYRNPDLPEGQIDKAAFMLCAVMHLHQALRRRDVFAEGADRWSDPRARLLEGAAWEAARPKILTIVFGLFAICGYQFSPRIADLGDTRLWRTNTRAVYGPLDAMSRHTIRRDRIRAHWCDMLRVAGSLTMGTVRAYDLIRMLSADGRTTGLGDAFAHYGRIFKTLHLLQFISDSGYRRMIGTQLNFQEGLHRLARKICFGNRGQLRQRYREGMENQLGTLGLALNAVVWWNTLYLDAAVKQLREQGFPATEDMCARLSPIRYDHINFLGRYAFTRADLTTGLRPFHEQAANAESY